AGATGAAGACCGGGCTTCTGTTCAGGTCTACAGAATGAGTCTAGAAACTTTGGGAAAATTTCTTTGAATCGATGTCTCAATTCTGGGTCAACGTATCACCTGTTACATTCGACAGGTTCAGTACATAGCCTGAACTCAACGTAGGAATTACGGCTTCAAGATCAACCCCCGAATTGTACGCGCAGCCTCCTCGGCACCCGGTGGGTCATAGTTGGAGAGTACGATGATCAAGAGGTCGGCATCGATATCGTAGTCGATGATGGAGTTGGCACCTGGAGCCCCTCCACCCAATAGCAGGCCCTTCATTTCTCCTACTGACCGTTCGAAATGAGTGGTCGTGAGTACCATTCCTTCCCGATCCAAGAGTTCTCCCGCATAGAATGCCTTCACAAAACGATACAGATCATCCAAGGTGGAATAACCACCTCCGGCACTGTTACCCATGATGGGGGTGAAGGGATCGGCTGGTTGTAGGGGAGCCTCGGGGTCTTGCGGATCGCGCATATAGCCTGTCGCCAGACGGTCATCTTGGAAATCTATGCGATAGCCCGTGTTCTCCATTCCCAGAGGGTCTAGGATAAGGGAATCGATATAATCGTAGTAAGTC
Above is a genomic segment from Flavobacteriales bacterium containing:
- a CDS encoding serine hydrolase encodes the protein TYYDYIDSLILDPLGMENTGYRIDFQDDRLATGYMRDPQDPEAPLQPADPFTPIMGNSAGGGYSTLDDLYRFVKAFYAGELLDREGMVLTTTHFERSVGEMKGLLLGGGAPGANSIIDYDIDADLLIIVLSNYDPPGAEEAARTIRGLILKP